The Manis javanica isolate MJ-LG chromosome 4, MJ_LKY, whole genome shotgun sequence genome contains a region encoding:
- the LOC140849133 gene encoding keratin-associated protein 1-4-like: MACCSTNFCGFPSCSTAGTCGSSCCQPTCCPTSSCGTGCGIGCGTGYGTGYGLEGGSGAVSCRTRWCRPDCRVEGTVLPPCCVVSCIPPSCCQLHHAQASCCRPSYCGQSSCRPACCAYCCEPTC; the protein is encoded by the coding sequence ATGGCCTGCTGCTCCACTAACTTCTGTGGgttccccagctgctccaccgCTGGGACCTGTGGCTCTAGCTGCTGCCAGCCAACCTGCTGCCCGACCAGCTCCTGTGGAACCGGCTGTGGCATCGGCTGTGGCACTGGCTATGGCACTGGCTACGGCCTGGAGGGTGGCTCCGGAGCTGTGAGCTGCCGCACCAGGTGGTGCCGCCCTGACTGCCGCGTGGAGGGCACTGTCCTGCCCCCCTGCTGTGTGGTGAGCTGCATACCCccatcctgctgccagctgcaCCATGCCCAGGCCTCCTGCTGCCGCCCATCCTACTGCGGACAGTCATCCTGCCGCCCCGCCTGCTGTGCCTACTGCTGTGAGCCCACCTGCTGA
- the LOC118973212 gene encoding keratin-associated protein 2-1-like: protein MIDSCCGSGFSSLSCGGGCYRDPCCCLPVSSQTTVCRPVTCVPRCTRPICEPCRRPVCCDPCSGQDGCCCPIFCCPTSCTAVVCRPCCWASTCCQPISVQAPCCRPPCCQPAACRSTCRTSCC, encoded by the coding sequence ATGATCGACTCCTGTTGCGGCTCCGGCTTCTCCTCCCTGAGCTGTGGGGGAGGCTGCTACCGCGACCCCTGCTGCTGTCTCCCCGTGTCTTCCCAGACCACCGTGTGCCGCCCCGTGACCTGCGTGCCCCGCTGCACACGCCCCATCTGCGAGCCCTGCCGGCGCCCCGTCTGCTGTGACCCATGCTCCGGGCAGGACGGCTGCTGCTGCCCCATCTTCTGCTGCCCCACGTCCTGCACGGCCGTGGTCTGCCGCCCCTGCTGCTGGGCCTCCACCTGCTGCCAGCCCATCTCTGTGCAGGCCCCCTGCTGCCGCCCCCCCTGCTGCCAGCCTGCCGCCTGCCGCAGCACCTGCAGGACCTCCTGCTGCTGA
- the LOC118973215 gene encoding keratin-associated protein 1-4-like translates to MACCSTNFCGFPSCSTAGTCGSSCCQPTCCPTSSCGTGCGISCGTGYGTGCGIGCGTGYGTGYGLEGGSGAVSCRTRWCRPDCRVEGTVLPPCCVVSCIPPSCCQLHHAQASCCRPSYCGQSSCRPACCAYCCEPTC, encoded by the coding sequence ATGGCCTGCTGCTCCACTAACTTCTGTGGgttccccagctgctccaccgCTGGGACCTGtggctccagctgctgccagccaACCTGCTGCCCGACCAGCTCCTGTGGAACCGGCTGTGGCATCAGCTGTGGCACTGGCTATGGCACCGGCTGTGGCATCGGCTGTGGCACTGGCTATGGCACCGGCTACGGCCTGGAGGGTGGCTCCGGAGCTGTGAGCTGCCGCACCAGGTGGTGCCGCCCTGACTGCCGCGTGGAGGGCACCGTCCTGCCCCCCTGCTGTGTGGTGAGCTGCATACCCccatcctgctgccagctgcaCCATGCCCAGGCCTCCTGCTGCCGCCCATCCTACTGTGGACAATCCTCCTGCCGCCCAGCCTGCTGTGCTTACTGCTGTGAGCCCACCTGCTAA
- the KRTAP2-1 gene encoding keratin-associated protein 2-1, with amino-acid sequence MIDSCCGSGFSSLSCGGGCYRDPCCCLPVSSQTTVCRPVTCVPRCTRPICEPCRRPVCCDPCSGQDGCCCPIFCCPTSCTAVVCRPCCWASTCCQPISVQAPCCRPPCCQPAACRSTCRTSCC; translated from the coding sequence ATGATCGACTCCTGTTGCGGCTCCGGCTTCTCCTCCCTGAGCTGTGGGGGAGGCTGCTACCGCGACCCCTGCTGCTGTCTCCCCGTGTCTTCCCAGACCACCGTGTGCCGCCCCGTGACCTGCGTGCCCCGCTGCACACGCCCCATCTGCGAGCCCTGCCGGCGCCCCGTCTGCTGTGACCCATGCTCCGGGCAGGACGGCTGCTGCTGCCCCATCTTCTGCTGCCCCACGTCCTGCACGGCCGTGGTCTGCCGCCCCTGCTGCTGGGCCTCCACCTGCTGCCAGCCCATCTCTGTGCAGGCCCCCTGCTGCCGCCCCCCCTGCTGCCAGCCTGCCGCCTGCCGCAGCACCTGCAGGACCTCTTGCTGCTGA
- the LOC118973220 gene encoding keratin-associated protein 2-1-like, whose translation MIDSCCGSGFSSLSCGGGCYRDPCCCLPVSSQTTVCRPVTCVPRCTRPICEPCRRPVCCDPCSGQDGCCCPIFCCPTSCTAVVCRPCCWASTCCQPISVQAPCCRPPCCQPAACRSTCRTSCC comes from the coding sequence ATGATCGACTCCTGTTGCGGCTCCGGCTTCTCCTCCCTGAGCTGTGGGGGAGGCTGCTACCGCGACCCCTGCTGCTGTCTCCCCGTGTCTTCCCAGACCACCGTGTGCCGCCCCGTGACCTGCGTGCCCCGCTGCACACGCCCCATCTGCGAGCCCTGCCGGCGCCCCGTCTGCTGTGACCCATGCTCCGGGCAGGACGGCTGCTGCTGCCCCATCTTCTGCTGCCCCACGTCCTGCACGGCCGTGGTCTGCCGCCCCTGCTGCTGGGCCTCCACCTGCTGCCAGCCCATCTCTGTGCAGGCCCCCTGCTGCCGCCCCCCCTGCTGCCAGCCTGCCGCCTGCCGCAGCAcctgcaggacttcctgctgCTGA
- the LOC118973213 gene encoding keratin-associated protein 2-1-like: protein MIDSCCGSGFSSLSCGGGCYRDPCCCLPVSSQTTVCRPVTCVPRCTRPICEPCRRPVCCDPCSGQDGCCCPIFCCPTSCTAVVCRPCCWASTCCQPISVQAPCCRPPCCQPAACRSTCRTSCC, encoded by the coding sequence ATGATCGACTCCTGTTGCGGCTCCGGCTTCTCCTCCCTGAGCTGTGGGGGAGGCTGCTACCGCGACCCCTGCTGCTGTCTCCCCGTGTCTTCCCAGACCACCGTGTGCCGCCCTGTGACCTGCGTGCCCCGCTGCACACGCCCCATCTGCGAGCCCTGCCGGCGCCCCGTCTGCTGTGACCCATGCTCCGGGCAGGACGGCTGCTGCTGCCCCATCTTCTGCTGCCCCACGTCCTGCACGGCCGTGGTCTGCCGCCCCTGCTGCTGGGCCTCCACCTGCTGCCAGCCCATCTCTGTGCAGGCCCCCTGCTGCCGCCCCCCCTGCTGCCAGCCTGCCGCCTGCCGCAGCACCTGCAGGACCTCCTGCTGCTGA